One stretch of Prunus persica cultivar Lovell chromosome G1, Prunus_persica_NCBIv2, whole genome shotgun sequence DNA includes these proteins:
- the LOC18789395 gene encoding thioredoxin-like 4, chloroplastic, with the protein MQSHTILYGKARASFNFGTKPNTKLGSMSPSEFPTSIPRRTHVRSCLIRAKIPRCHAFERSVNQAEMTDEDDDLCPVECVREFKTDEELFRILETAKKTGSLVVVDFFRTSCGSCKYIEQGFSKLCKGAGNGEAGVIFLKHNVIDEYDEQSEVAERLRIKTVPLFHFYKDGILLEAFPTRDKERINAAISKYTSPASEEDDA; encoded by the exons ATGCAAAGTCATACTATTCTATATGGTAAGGCCAGAGCATCATTCAATTTTggaacaaaaccaaacacaaAACTTGGTTCAATGAGTCCGTCTGAATTTCCCACCTCAATTCCTAGGAGAACACATGTTAGATCGTGTCTTATTAGGGCCAAAATTCCACGTTGCCACGCATTCGAAAGAAGCGTAAACCAAGCAGAAATGactgatgaagatgatgatctgTGTCCAGTTGAATGCGTTAGAGAATTTAAGACTGACGAGGAATTGTTCAGAATTCTCGAAACGGCCAAAAAAACAGGTTCTTTAGTCGTCGTAGATTTTTTTCGCACATCATGTGGAAGCTGCAAGTACATAGAGCAGGGGTTTTCAAAGTTGTGCAAGGGAGCTGGCAATGGAGAAGCCGGAGTGATCTTCTTAAAGCATAAT GTAATTGATGAGTACGATGAACAATCCGAGGTTGCAGAGCGACTTAGAATTAAG ACGGTGCCCCTCTTCCATTTTTACAAAGATGGGATTCTCTTGGAGGCGTTCCCAACCAGAGACAAAGAGAGGATTAATGCAGCCATTAGTAAATACACATCGCCAGCatctgaagaagatgatgctTGA